The proteins below come from a single Chryseobacterium sp. MA9 genomic window:
- a CDS encoding polysaccharide deacetylase family protein has protein sequence MVLLTFNITCIEAEAKNGFQITDDERLEIIENNTRAILRILDIHDIKSSFFVEVSLVGKLQSLIKAISSKGHEIAFYNKDSSPEEIESAKKNIQDLLEKQIRGIRQKDVKVDQEILKLMEFNYVSNIDNANILFPFKRLKRDTEITEEDGLSIVPESISPYSQLPYNDFVFQILPMKYYQNMVLETLQNEEFVLIYLNTWQFTDFKKYRFDIPFYRSLFSGKKMEDKLDALLTFLNDREMATSRMKDYIF, from the coding sequence ATGGTATTATTAACTTTTAACATCACCTGTATTGAAGCTGAAGCAAAAAACGGCTTCCAAATTACTGATGATGAACGATTGGAAATCATAGAAAATAATACCAGAGCAATTCTTAGAATTTTAGATATTCATGATATCAAATCAAGTTTTTTTGTAGAGGTTTCTCTAGTTGGAAAACTTCAAAGTTTAATAAAAGCAATTTCATCCAAAGGGCATGAAATTGCTTTTTATAATAAAGACTCGAGTCCTGAAGAAATTGAAAGTGCCAAAAAGAATATTCAGGATCTGCTGGAAAAACAGATCAGAGGAATACGTCAGAAAGATGTGAAAGTTGATCAGGAAATTTTGAAGCTGATGGAATTTAATTACGTCTCGAATATTGATAATGCCAATATTCTTTTCCCTTTCAAAAGGCTCAAAAGAGATACGGAAATTACAGAAGAGGATGGATTGAGTATTGTCCCTGAAAGTATCTCTCCCTACAGTCAGTTACCCTATAATGATTTTGTGTTTCAGATCCTGCCGATGAAGTATTACCAGAATATGGTTCTGGAAACATTGCAGAATGAAGAATTTGTTCTGATCTACCTGAACACATGGCAGTTTACAGATTTTAAGAAATACCGATTTGATATTCCTTTTTACCGGAGCTTATTTTCGGGCAAAAAAATGGAGGACAAATTAGATGCCCTCCTTACTTTTCTTAATGACAGGGAAATGGCTACTTCCCGTATGAAAGATTATATTTTTTAG
- a CDS encoding porin family protein, with translation MNKFLLKALVLTSVNVAVFANAQFRTRNRMDKLEDFDEQKFSWGFYLNGNRLDYRIVLHPKYGMNDNENLVTSKESYSFGAGLIAKWRLNDYLDVRIEPGLQFAQRQLTFNTQSNDIYAGGSLTNPPFMPFPLQEKDKVREIKSTLIDVPVLLELHGQRWYNSRPYVAAGVNYVVNLQSNSTSTDDNMQGIYRSTTHNFAWSAEMGIQFYFNKFKLTPAIRGTFFMNNEKVADNATTPPYWASAISTLQTRAVMFVLKFE, from the coding sequence ATGAATAAATTTCTATTAAAAGCACTGGTTTTAACCTCAGTAAATGTTGCCGTTTTTGCAAACGCGCAATTCAGAACCCGAAACAGAATGGATAAGTTGGAAGATTTCGACGAACAGAAATTCAGTTGGGGGTTTTATTTGAACGGGAACAGACTGGATTACCGCATTGTTTTGCATCCGAAATACGGGATGAATGATAATGAAAACCTTGTTACATCCAAGGAAAGCTATAGTTTCGGTGCCGGGCTTATTGCAAAATGGAGACTGAATGATTATCTTGATGTAAGGATAGAACCAGGTTTACAGTTTGCTCAAAGACAGTTGACTTTTAATACTCAATCCAATGACATTTATGCAGGTGGTTCTTTAACCAATCCTCCTTTTATGCCGTTCCCTTTGCAGGAAAAGGATAAAGTAAGAGAAATTAAATCTACATTAATTGACGTTCCTGTACTTTTGGAACTTCATGGACAAAGATGGTACAATTCAAGACCTTACGTTGCAGCAGGGGTTAACTATGTTGTTAACCTTCAGTCTAACTCAACTTCCACAGATGATAACATGCAGGGGATCTACAGATCAACTACCCATAACTTTGCATGGTCTGCAGAAATGGGAATCCAGTTTTATTTCAATAAATTTAAACTGACTCCTGCCATCAGAGGAACATTCTTCATGAACAATGAAAAAGTGGCAGATAATGCTACTACACCTCCTTACTGGGCATCTGCAATTTCTACATTACAGACAAGAGCAGTAATGTTTGTTCTGAAATTTGAATAA
- a CDS encoding cell division protein ZapA: MEVRRITVNIAGRVYPLNVPAAEEETLRKVGKQIENMIKDFEQNFDVRDKQDALAMCALKLGTNAEVVSLNYEKNINSTNERLTQINQSLNEIGK, encoded by the coding sequence ATGGAGGTAAGGAGAATAACCGTCAACATTGCAGGAAGAGTGTATCCGCTGAACGTACCGGCAGCAGAGGAAGAAACTTTGCGTAAAGTAGGAAAGCAGATCGAGAATATGATTAAAGATTTTGAACAGAACTTCGATGTAAGAGATAAACAGGATGCTTTGGCAATGTGCGCCCTTAAACTGGGAACCAATGCAGAAGTAGTTTCTCTTAACTACGAAAAAAATATTAATTCTACCAACGAAAGATTAACGCAGATTAATCAGTCGTTGAATGAAATCGGGAAATAG
- a CDS encoding metallophosphoesterase, with translation MQKNFLIIAAIFLFLEVYIYQAIRTLTDNSWIRIGYWVLSLAVYGIFAYEVTHFQKSDRSTVRAQIMISLFLIFILPKIFVVLFLLIDDIIRTGGYLIGFTQSSENFFPERRKFLSIVGLGMGGVLSALFIDGITFGKYRHTVRRVRVKFNNLPKSFKGYKIIQISDVHSGSFSDPGKLQHAIDLINEQKPDLVLFTGDMVNNVADEFKPFIPLFSKIQAKDGKFAVLGNHDYGDYVTWASPAAKKENLDTLIGYEKQAGFDMLRNEHRVIEKNGEKLYILGVENWGLKPFPQFGKIDDALQGVPESATKILMSHDPTHFDYVVKKHPANIHLTLSGHTHGMQFGLDLKNIKWSPVQYRYPKWADLYESEGKLLYVNRGFGVLGYPGRVGVLPEITLFELS, from the coding sequence ATGCAAAAGAATTTTTTAATCATCGCGGCAATCTTCCTGTTTTTGGAAGTTTATATTTATCAGGCTATCAGAACACTGACTGATAATTCATGGATAAGAATCGGATATTGGGTACTCTCTCTAGCCGTGTATGGAATTTTCGCTTACGAAGTAACTCACTTCCAAAAATCAGACAGAAGTACGGTAAGGGCTCAGATCATGATCTCTTTATTTTTGATATTCATCCTTCCTAAAATCTTCGTAGTTCTGTTTCTATTAATTGATGATATTATCAGAACCGGAGGATACCTGATCGGCTTTACCCAATCTTCTGAAAATTTCTTCCCGGAAAGAAGAAAATTTCTGAGCATTGTAGGCCTGGGAATGGGAGGTGTTCTTTCCGCTCTTTTCATAGACGGAATTACTTTTGGCAAATACCGTCATACCGTAAGAAGAGTAAGAGTAAAATTCAACAATCTTCCGAAAAGTTTCAAAGGATATAAAATAATCCAGATTTCAGATGTTCACAGTGGAAGTTTCTCTGATCCAGGCAAATTACAGCACGCCATTGACCTGATCAATGAACAAAAACCTGATCTGGTGTTATTCACAGGAGATATGGTCAATAACGTCGCTGATGAGTTCAAACCTTTCATTCCTTTATTTTCAAAAATCCAGGCTAAAGACGGCAAATTTGCGGTATTAGGAAACCACGATTACGGAGATTATGTAACCTGGGCTTCACCTGCAGCTAAAAAAGAAAATCTTGATACTTTGATCGGTTACGAAAAACAGGCTGGTTTTGATATGCTGAGAAACGAGCATAGAGTTATCGAAAAAAACGGAGAAAAGCTATACATTCTGGGTGTTGAGAACTGGGGATTAAAACCATTCCCTCAATTCGGAAAAATAGACGACGCATTACAAGGGGTACCAGAATCTGCCACAAAGATATTAATGAGCCATGACCCCACACACTTTGATTATGTGGTAAAAAAGCACCCTGCAAACATCCACCTGACCCTTTCAGGACATACGCATGGGATGCAGTTTGGATTAGATCTTAAAAATATAAAATGGTCACCTGTTCAGTACCGATACCCAAAATGGGCCGATTTATATGAAAGTGAAGGAAAACTGTTGTATGTAAACAGAGGGTTTGGAGTATTGGGATATCCGGGAAGAGTGGGTGTATTGCCAGAGATTACTCTTTTTGAACTGAGCTAA
- a CDS encoding TonB-dependent siderophore receptor → MKKNYQKIVLVGALFFISTNAMAQTKDSLSVKSVEEVKITVGSRNKARVATDTPVPVDVINVGSQSVLSPQTDLNQILNYAAPSFTSNSTTVADGTDHVDPAQLRGLGPDQVLVLLNGKRRNTSSLVNINGSPGRGSVGTDLNAIPAFAIERLEVLRDGASAQYGSDAIAGVINVIMKKNTNAFTAAITGGGFNSKGANDHYGGWDGGKYQLDLNYGTKIGSNGFINFTGSLLSRNDTRRAKAATGDIFNAYNAIEQRALEDGVNISSLFGNINNTPNTTQIIDYIHKYAQDVSYLTAAQQAGIQSANTISGLQDLLKVDVTENELAYRGLIRDDFNMRVGQSKLGSGQFFVNSEFDISSTVRGYAFGGISYRSGNAAGFYRRPNQNRTSTSIYPNGFLPEIASDVIDLSFAAGFKGKLGNINYDISNTFGQNTFDYTIKNTANASMRYPNKTEFDAGGLGFSQNTINADFDTKIDWLKGFNVAFGGEMRFEKYKIENGEEASWALYDINGNIQTPTTNPLLKPTDFFGVYTPPNPALPVGPNNQGAITSTRPGGSQVFPGFRPENALNKGRHSVAVYVDTELDVTDRWLLSAALRFENYSDFGSTFNYKLATRYKLTDQINIRAAHSTGFRAPSLQQMYFNATATQFVGGVPYEVGTFSNDSDAARYLGIPQLKQEESTSYSAGFTAKIPQANLTFTVDGYYIKIKNRVVLTDQFSRPSGTYPVGSDLGNLQAAFDKANANAATFFANAIDTQTKGIEGVISHKAKFSERFSLNSDLAITVSKTNRVGDIHGSDVLIKAGQVNRYYSESSRVYLEEAIPRFKASLNNALEIDKFSLLLRNVYFGKVTDPNTMDANGDGIVSGEIINGQAVATEHPVWGGKVITDLSVGYKFTKNLKLTIGANNLFDIYPDKNYGPAVVKTPSLDASGKLVYVTTSTIDLSNQNQFVYSRNVSQFGMNGRFLFARVNLNF, encoded by the coding sequence ATGAAAAAAAATTACCAGAAAATTGTTTTGGTGGGAGCCTTATTTTTTATTTCTACAAATGCTATGGCTCAAACTAAAGATTCATTGAGTGTTAAAAGCGTAGAAGAGGTGAAGATTACTGTTGGCTCCAGAAATAAAGCCAGAGTAGCTACTGATACCCCAGTGCCTGTAGATGTTATTAATGTCGGGTCACAGTCAGTATTAAGTCCGCAAACTGATCTTAATCAAATTTTAAATTACGCAGCGCCTTCTTTTACCTCAAACTCTACAACTGTAGCAGACGGGACAGATCATGTGGATCCTGCACAATTAAGAGGATTGGGGCCGGATCAGGTGTTGGTTTTACTCAATGGAAAAAGAAGGAATACTTCCTCATTGGTTAATATTAATGGTTCACCGGGAAGAGGATCTGTAGGAACGGATCTGAATGCTATTCCGGCGTTTGCTATTGAAAGGTTGGAGGTATTGAGGGATGGAGCTTCTGCACAATATGGTTCTGATGCTATTGCCGGAGTCATTAATGTTATTATGAAAAAAAACACCAATGCTTTTACGGCAGCCATTACCGGAGGCGGGTTTAATTCAAAAGGAGCTAATGATCATTATGGAGGATGGGATGGCGGAAAGTATCAGCTGGATTTGAATTATGGGACTAAAATCGGGAGCAATGGATTTATCAATTTTACAGGAAGTTTGTTGAGTAGAAATGATACGAGAAGGGCAAAAGCAGCTACCGGTGATATTTTTAATGCTTATAATGCTATTGAGCAAAGAGCATTGGAAGACGGAGTGAATATTTCATCTCTTTTTGGAAACATTAATAATACACCTAATACGACACAAATAATAGATTATATACATAAATATGCTCAAGATGTGAGCTATTTAACAGCAGCACAACAGGCAGGGATTCAATCGGCGAATACAATTTCTGGACTACAAGACCTTTTAAAGGTTGATGTTACAGAAAATGAACTTGCTTACAGAGGTTTGATAAGAGATGATTTTAATATGAGGGTTGGGCAGTCCAAGCTTGGATCAGGTCAGTTTTTTGTGAATTCTGAATTTGATATTTCCTCAACGGTTCGGGGGTATGCTTTTGGAGGGATTTCTTACAGAAGTGGTAATGCTGCCGGTTTTTATAGAAGACCCAATCAAAACAGAACCTCTACCTCTATATATCCAAATGGTTTCCTTCCGGAAATAGCCTCGGATGTTATAGATCTTTCATTTGCTGCGGGATTTAAAGGGAAGTTAGGAAATATTAATTATGATATTAGTAATACTTTTGGGCAAAACACTTTTGATTATACGATAAAAAATACAGCCAATGCCTCAATGCGATATCCGAATAAAACAGAATTTGATGCAGGAGGTTTAGGATTCTCTCAAAATACCATCAATGCAGATTTTGATACGAAAATAGACTGGTTAAAAGGCTTTAATGTTGCCTTTGGAGGGGAAATGAGGTTTGAAAAATATAAAATAGAAAATGGGGAAGAAGCTTCCTGGGCACTTTATGATATTAACGGAAATATCCAGACTCCCACAACAAATCCTCTCTTAAAACCTACAGATTTTTTTGGAGTTTATACTCCTCCCAATCCAGCTCTTCCAGTTGGCCCAAATAATCAAGGAGCAATTACTAGTACAAGACCAGGAGGTTCTCAGGTGTTTCCAGGTTTTCGCCCTGAGAATGCTCTAAATAAAGGAAGACATTCTGTTGCGGTTTATGTGGATACGGAATTGGATGTAACTGACAGATGGTTGCTGAGCGCTGCACTTAGGTTTGAAAACTACTCAGATTTTGGGTCTACATTCAATTATAAACTGGCAACAAGATATAAACTAACTGATCAGATCAATATCAGAGCAGCGCATTCTACAGGATTCAGAGCACCTTCCTTACAACAAATGTATTTTAATGCTACTGCTACACAGTTTGTTGGAGGTGTGCCGTACGAGGTGGGAACTTTTTCAAATGATTCTGATGCAGCCAGATATTTAGGAATTCCGCAATTGAAGCAAGAAGAATCAACGAGTTACTCTGCCGGTTTTACAGCTAAGATCCCACAAGCAAACCTGACATTTACAGTGGATGGTTATTATATTAAAATTAAAAACAGAGTGGTTTTAACTGATCAGTTTTCAAGACCCTCAGGAACTTATCCGGTGGGAAGTGACCTTGGAAATTTACAGGCTGCTTTTGATAAAGCTAATGCTAATGCAGCTACCTTTTTTGCCAATGCAATTGATACCCAGACTAAAGGTATTGAAGGGGTGATTTCGCATAAAGCAAAGTTTTCTGAAAGATTTTCTTTGAACTCAGACTTGGCAATTACTGTTTCGAAGACTAACAGGGTAGGAGATATTCATGGTTCCGATGTTTTAATCAAAGCCGGTCAGGTAAACAGGTATTATTCTGAATCCAGCCGTGTATATCTTGAAGAAGCTATTCCAAGATTTAAAGCTTCTCTGAATAATGCTTTAGAGATTGATAAATTCAGCCTGTTGTTGAGGAATGTTTATTTTGGAAAAGTTACAGATCCTAATACAATGGATGCCAACGGGGATGGAATTGTAAGTGGAGAAATTATTAATGGCCAGGCTGTTGCTACTGAACATCCGGTATGGGGAGGAAAAGTGATTACAGACTTATCTGTGGGATATAAATTTACCAAAAACCTTAAATTAACAATAGGAGCCAATAATTTATTTGATATTTATCCCGATAAAAACTATGGTCCGGCAGTTGTAAAAACACCTTCTTTGGATGCATCCGGTAAACTTGTATACGTTACTACTTCTACTATTGATCTTTCTAATCAGAATCAGTTTGTATACTCCCGAAATGTTTCTCAATTTGGAATGAATGGAAGGTTTCTTTTTGCCAGAGTGAATCTTAATTTTTAA
- the ubiE gene encoding bifunctional demethylmenaquinone methyltransferase/2-methoxy-6-polyprenyl-1,4-benzoquinol methylase UbiE, translating to MFDNIAPKYDLLNHVLSMKIDVLWRNKLVRWIKNDNPQEVLDVATGTGDLAITIEKGTGSKVVGLDLSQQMLNVGVIKIKKLKLDGKISMQKGDAENLPFEDNRFDAVSVAFGVRNFENLTKGLAELRRVVKDNKSVYILEFSKVEGFMGPFYMFYFKNILPAIGRLVSKDNRAYTYLPDSVNAFPFGEKMKQILLDTGFKKVEYKKLSLGIATIYKATK from the coding sequence ATGTTCGACAATATTGCACCGAAGTATGACCTTCTGAACCATGTTTTATCCATGAAAATTGATGTTTTGTGGAGAAATAAACTGGTAAGATGGATTAAAAATGATAATCCGCAGGAAGTGCTGGATGTGGCTACAGGAACGGGAGATCTGGCAATTACCATTGAAAAAGGAACCGGTTCTAAAGTAGTTGGATTAGATTTATCACAACAAATGCTGAATGTTGGCGTTATTAAAATAAAAAAACTTAAATTAGACGGCAAAATTTCCATGCAAAAAGGGGATGCAGAAAATTTACCTTTTGAGGACAATAGATTTGATGCCGTTTCCGTTGCATTTGGAGTAAGGAATTTTGAAAACCTTACCAAAGGTTTGGCAGAGTTAAGAAGAGTAGTTAAAGATAACAAAAGTGTTTATATACTGGAGTTTTCAAAGGTAGAGGGTTTCATGGGGCCATTTTATATGTTTTATTTCAAAAATATATTACCTGCTATCGGCAGATTGGTTTCTAAGGATAATAGGGCGTATACATACCTTCCGGATTCTGTAAATGCTTTTCCTTTCGGGGAGAAGATGAAACAAATTCTTTTAGATACGGGATTTAAGAAAGTAGAATATAAAAAATTAAGTTTAGGTATAGCCACAATTTATAAAGCAACAAAGTAA
- a CDS encoding NAD-dependent epimerase/dehydratase family protein, which produces MESYTERILITGALGQIGTELTNRLVEIHGAENVVASGLDRWQEGITSAGHYERMDVTNTQLVRQVIHDYEITTVYHLASLLSGTSEKQPIFAWKLNLEPLLHFCEMAKEGLLKKIFWPSSIAVFGKGIPKHDVGQDVVLNPTTVYGISKMAGEKWCEYYFDKYGVDVRSIRYPGLISWKTPAGGGTTDYAVEIFYKAIEDGKYTSFISEDTGMPMLYMDDAINATLKLMDAPKESLSVRSSYNLGGMSFTPKELAAEIKKEIPDFAIDYNPDFRQAIADSWPASIDDSVAKKDWGLTYDFGISEMTKDMIKNLKVKLGKD; this is translated from the coding sequence ATGGAATCCTATACGGAAAGAATACTGATTACAGGTGCCTTGGGACAAATTGGTACCGAACTTACGAACAGACTTGTTGAAATCCACGGAGCAGAGAACGTTGTTGCTTCAGGATTGGACAGATGGCAGGAAGGAATTACTTCTGCCGGACACTATGAAAGAATGGATGTTACCAATACACAATTGGTAAGACAGGTGATTCATGATTACGAAATTACTACAGTGTATCACTTGGCATCGCTTTTATCCGGGACTTCGGAAAAGCAGCCTATTTTTGCATGGAAACTGAATCTTGAACCACTGCTTCATTTTTGTGAAATGGCGAAAGAAGGGCTTCTGAAAAAGATCTTCTGGCCAAGTTCTATTGCTGTATTTGGAAAAGGAATTCCAAAGCATGATGTGGGACAGGATGTAGTATTGAATCCGACAACTGTTTATGGGATCTCTAAAATGGCAGGGGAGAAGTGGTGTGAATACTATTTCGATAAATATGGTGTAGATGTAAGAAGTATCAGATATCCCGGATTGATCTCATGGAAAACTCCTGCAGGTGGTGGAACTACTGACTATGCTGTTGAGATTTTCTATAAGGCAATTGAAGATGGAAAATATACAAGTTTCATTTCCGAAGATACAGGGATGCCGATGTTGTATATGGATGATGCTATCAATGCAACCTTGAAATTAATGGACGCTCCTAAAGAAAGTTTATCTGTTCGTTCTTCTTATAATTTGGGCGGAATGTCATTTACTCCAAAAGAACTGGCAGCAGAAATCAAGAAAGAAATTCCAGATTTTGCTATTGATTATAACCCGGATTTCAGACAGGCAATTGCAGATTCATGGCCGGCTTCTATTGATGATTCAGTAGCTAAAAAAGACTGGGGTCTGACTTATGATTTCGGAATTTCTGAAATGACAAAGGATATGATCAAGAATCTGAAAGTAAAATTAGGTAAGGATTAA
- the rny gene encoding ribonuclease Y encodes MIEVIVGVVCLVIGAVVGIFFSKSSLNTKAKFIIDDAKKNAENLIEKANVQAESIKKEKNLQAKEKFLELKSQHDADIQSREKKMQEVEKRTKDKEHKLNDELSKTGKLEKDLDKQIADYAKKTEILERKQQELDTANAKKVEILEKISNYTAEEAKAELVETMRAEAKTRAQAHVQSIMEEAQMNAKNEARKIVIQTIQRIGTEQAIENSVSVFNIESDEVKGRIIGREGRNIRALEAVTGVEIIVDDTPEAILLSCFDPVRREIARLSLHRLVTDGRIHPARIEEVVEKTRKQIEEEIIEVGKRTIIDLGIHGLHPELIKIVGRMKYRSSYGQNLLQHSREVANIAATMAAELGLNVKLAKRAGLLHDIGKVPEQESELPHALLGMQWAEKYGENPEVVNAIGAHHDEIEMKSLLSPIIQVADAISGARPGARRQVLESYIQRLKDLESAALSFDGVSSAYAIQAGRELRVMVESGKVNDEVASQLSYDISEKIQNELTYPGQVKVTVIRETRAVNIAR; translated from the coding sequence ATGATAGAAGTTATAGTAGGTGTTGTTTGTTTAGTAATCGGGGCTGTAGTGGGAATATTTTTCTCAAAAAGCTCTTTGAATACTAAGGCAAAATTCATCATAGATGATGCTAAGAAAAACGCCGAAAACCTTATAGAAAAAGCTAATGTACAAGCTGAATCCATAAAGAAAGAAAAGAACCTTCAGGCAAAAGAAAAATTCCTGGAACTGAAATCTCAGCATGATGCAGACATTCAGTCCCGTGAAAAGAAAATGCAGGAAGTTGAAAAGAGAACGAAAGACAAGGAGCATAAGCTGAATGATGAACTTAGCAAGACAGGAAAACTTGAAAAAGATCTGGACAAGCAGATTGCGGACTATGCTAAGAAAACCGAAATCCTTGAAAGAAAACAGCAGGAATTAGATACAGCTAATGCTAAGAAAGTAGAAATACTTGAAAAAATCTCTAATTATACAGCTGAAGAAGCTAAAGCAGAATTGGTGGAAACCATGAGAGCGGAAGCAAAAACAAGAGCACAGGCACACGTTCAGAGTATCATGGAAGAAGCTCAGATGAATGCCAAAAACGAAGCGAGAAAAATCGTTATTCAAACGATTCAGAGAATCGGAACTGAGCAGGCTATCGAAAACTCAGTATCTGTTTTCAATATCGAGTCTGATGAAGTAAAAGGTAGAATTATCGGTAGAGAAGGTAGAAATATCCGTGCTTTAGAAGCCGTAACAGGAGTAGAAATCATCGTTGATGATACCCCGGAAGCAATTCTTCTTTCATGTTTTGATCCGGTAAGAAGAGAAATTGCAAGACTATCCCTTCACAGATTGGTTACCGATGGTAGAATTCACCCGGCAAGAATCGAAGAAGTAGTTGAAAAAACTAGAAAACAAATTGAGGAGGAAATCATTGAAGTAGGTAAGAGAACCATCATTGATTTAGGAATCCACGGTTTACACCCTGAATTGATCAAAATCGTAGGTAGAATGAAATACCGTTCTTCTTATGGACAAAACTTACTACAGCACTCAAGAGAAGTAGCAAACATTGCTGCAACTATGGCTGCTGAGTTAGGATTAAACGTAAAACTAGCAAAAAGAGCAGGTCTTTTACATGATATAGGTAAAGTTCCTGAGCAGGAATCAGAATTACCACACGCGCTTTTAGGAATGCAGTGGGCTGAGAAATATGGTGAAAACCCTGAAGTAGTAAACGCTATTGGAGCTCACCACGACGAGATTGAAATGAAGTCGTTATTATCTCCGATTATTCAGGTAGCCGATGCAATCTCAGGAGCAAGACCGGGAGCAAGAAGACAGGTATTGGAATCTTATATCCAGAGATTGAAAGATCTTGAATCAGCTGCACTAAGCTTCGATGGAGTATCCAGTGCTTATGCGATTCAGGCTGGTAGAGAACTAAGAGTAATGGTAGAGAGCGGAAAAGTGAACGATGAAGTAGCTTCTCAACTTTCTTACGATATCTCTGAGAAAATCCAGAATGAACTGACTTATCCTGGACAGGTAAAAGTAACAGTAATCAGAGAAACGAGAGCTGTGAATATTGCCAGATAA
- a CDS encoding 3-oxoacyl-ACP synthase III family protein, producing the protein MPNTIIIGSGCYIPNRVIGRDYFMNSEFYTEDGVKIEKPVEETIAKFVEITEIENRRFIEDDLSNSQIGYEAAKIALEDAKVDGEELDYIIYASNFGEVTENGYADFMPTMAARVKNKLGIKNRKCVTYDMLFGCPGWVEAMILADNLIKAKVAKTVLVIGGETLSRVTDPHDRNRMIFADGAGAVVVKATDEENVGIIAHNTICDNGPELNYLENAPSINKEVDQKRLYVRMLGRKIYEYALKNVPVAIKDTITDAGLSIEDIDKILIHQANAKMDYAMIERLHRLYDIKEYDHAISPMTIQDLGNTSVATIPTMYDLIIKGKMEGQSFKEKGNIVMTSVGAGMNINALVYRFP; encoded by the coding sequence ATGCCGAATACGATCATTATTGGCTCTGGATGTTATATTCCGAACAGAGTTATTGGTAGAGATTACTTTATGAATTCCGAGTTCTATACAGAGGATGGTGTCAAGATTGAAAAGCCTGTGGAAGAAACCATTGCGAAATTTGTAGAGATTACAGAAATCGAAAACAGGAGATTCATTGAAGATGATCTTTCCAACTCACAAATCGGTTATGAAGCTGCAAAAATTGCCCTTGAGGATGCAAAAGTAGACGGTGAAGAATTAGATTATATCATCTATGCAAGCAATTTCGGAGAAGTTACTGAAAACGGATATGCTGATTTCATGCCAACAATGGCAGCAAGGGTAAAGAATAAACTGGGAATCAAAAACAGAAAATGTGTGACATATGACATGCTTTTCGGATGTCCTGGTTGGGTAGAAGCTATGATTTTGGCCGATAATTTAATTAAAGCTAAAGTAGCAAAAACAGTTCTTGTAATAGGAGGTGAAACATTGAGCCGTGTAACAGATCCGCATGACAGAAACAGAATGATCTTTGCTGACGGTGCCGGAGCAGTAGTAGTAAAGGCAACTGATGAAGAAAATGTAGGAATTATCGCCCACAACACAATCTGTGACAATGGTCCGGAGCTTAATTATCTTGAAAATGCCCCATCTATCAATAAAGAAGTTGACCAAAAACGTCTGTATGTAAGAATGCTGGGAAGAAAAATATACGAATACGCTCTTAAAAACGTACCTGTTGCCATCAAAGACACTATTACAGATGCAGGTCTTTCTATTGAAGATATAGACAAAATCTTAATTCACCAGGCAAACGCGAAAATGGATTACGCTATGATTGAAAGACTTCACAGGCTTTATGACATCAAAGAATATGATCATGCGATCTCTCCTATGACGATTCAGGATCTTGGAAATACTTCTGTAGCAACAATTCCTACCATGTATGATTTAATAATTAAAGGAAAAATGGAGGGTCAATCGTTTAAAGAAAAAGGGAACATTGTTATGACTTCGGTAGGTGCCGGAATGAACATCAATGCGCTCGTTTACAGATTTCCTTAA